A region of Ignatzschineria larvae DSM 13226 DNA encodes the following proteins:
- a CDS encoding CitMHS family transporter — protein sequence MLSLIGFATIITIVTLLIRGQVIPIVALTLIPILGALIAGFGMAEIGEFFKSGLGSVMNVVVMFIFAIIFFGILQDGGLFDPLINKMIQLTRGNIITICIGSVVIAAIAQLDGSGASTFLITIPALLPLYKRMRISPYLLVLLIGGSASIMNMIPWGGPLGRTASVINVDVTDLWRPLIPVQVVGMILMVGLATLLGIREKRRIAALPPLTAAQLEEDTSDAAPIEINKRLYLFNLLLSIAIIAILVTGIIPAGFAFMIGVAIALPVNFRSIKLQNECIKRHAPNALSMASIILAAGVFLGVLNGTGMLTAIAENLISIMPDFMGRYIHLIIGFFGLPFDLLLSTDAYYFALLPVVNQIAATYDIPATSTAYSMIVGNIVGTFVSPFSPALWLALGLANIEMGRYIRYAFFWMWGIGILLLIAAVMMGIITV from the coding sequence GTGTTAAGTTTAATAGGATTTGCCACAATTATCACGATTGTGACGTTATTAATTCGGGGTCAGGTGATCCCGATTGTTGCTTTGACCTTGATCCCCATTTTAGGGGCGCTGATCGCTGGATTTGGTATGGCGGAGATCGGGGAGTTTTTCAAGTCGGGATTAGGCTCGGTGATGAATGTGGTGGTGATGTTTATCTTTGCCATTATCTTCTTTGGAATCTTGCAAGATGGTGGGCTTTTTGATCCGTTGATCAATAAGATGATTCAATTAACCCGCGGTAATATTATTACGATCTGTATAGGAAGTGTGGTGATTGCGGCCATTGCACAGTTAGATGGCTCTGGGGCTTCGACTTTTCTGATCACGATTCCGGCGTTATTACCGCTTTATAAGCGAATGCGTATTAGCCCCTATCTCTTAGTGCTTCTGATTGGGGGGAGTGCGAGTATTATGAATATGATTCCTTGGGGCGGGCCGCTTGGTCGAACCGCGAGTGTAATCAATGTGGATGTGACGGATTTATGGCGGCCATTAATTCCGGTCCAAGTGGTGGGGATGATCTTGATGGTGGGGCTAGCGACGCTCTTAGGCATTCGTGAAAAGCGGCGTATTGCAGCGCTTCCCCCGTTGACAGCAGCGCAACTTGAGGAAGATACTTCAGATGCCGCGCCAATAGAGATTAATAAGCGGCTCTATCTCTTTAATTTGCTTCTTTCGATAGCGATTATTGCAATTCTTGTAACAGGAATTATTCCGGCGGGATTTGCATTTATGATTGGTGTTGCGATTGCTTTACCGGTGAATTTTCGATCGATCAAATTACAAAATGAGTGTATTAAACGCCATGCGCCTAATGCATTATCAATGGCTTCTATCATTCTTGCGGCCGGTGTATTCTTAGGTGTGCTCAATGGTACGGGGATGTTGACGGCGATTGCGGAGAATCTCATCAGTATTATGCCTGACTTTATGGGGCGCTATATTCATCTGATTATTGGTTTCTTTGGTCTGCCTTTTGATCTCTTATTGAGTACAGATGCGTACTATTTTGCGTTGCTACCGGTAGTGAATCAGATAGCTGCAACATATGATATTCCCGCAACTTCCACTGCATACTCGATGATTGTGGGCAACATTGTCGGCACTTTTGTCAGCCCATTCTCTCCGGCGTTATGGTTAGCATTAGGGCTTGCGAATATCGAGATGGGGCGTTATATCCGTTACGCTTTCTTCTGGATGTGGGGAATCGGGATCTTACTCCTCATTGCCGCAGTGATGATGGGTATCATTACCGTATAA
- a CDS encoding DUF805 domain-containing protein: MAASHKKSIQKLTSEISALEKELNSEFGALEAKKKQLEKLQSLDQDINQLKTAVDHPNAASYPAPYPVAPYPTSYTYGAPTPVYIPAPAYVPPAAEPAPMFYAPPDAIGFSGQGRLGRLNFANALAINFLIICIIGIANLYLIRRDMDFLSTNGWFTIISLALMSCFLLRIFYLRLKDCDIDRTLALIVTGTTLLLLIFLQFAALLIFIVFLFIPGSGAINQYGPPPRRGPIVGAVLLAPLMLIHIFITIELAHIFYYRYFAELFY, encoded by the coding sequence ATGGCTGCATCCCATAAGAAATCGATTCAAAAATTGACGAGTGAGATCTCAGCGCTAGAAAAAGAACTCAATAGCGAGTTCGGGGCCCTTGAAGCTAAGAAGAAGCAGCTCGAAAAGTTGCAATCTTTAGATCAGGATATCAATCAGCTTAAAACGGCTGTGGATCATCCTAATGCCGCCTCTTATCCTGCACCCTATCCTGTAGCGCCTTATCCTACAAGCTATACCTACGGTGCTCCGACTCCGGTTTATATCCCTGCACCGGCTTATGTTCCCCCTGCCGCTGAGCCTGCGCCCATGTTCTATGCGCCTCCGGATGCGATCGGTTTTAGCGGTCAAGGTCGTTTAGGCCGTCTTAATTTTGCGAACGCCTTAGCGATTAATTTCTTGATCATCTGCATCATTGGCATTGCCAATCTCTATCTCATCCGCCGAGATATGGATTTTCTCTCGACTAATGGCTGGTTTACGATTATTAGTCTTGCTTTAATGAGTTGCTTTCTACTGCGTATCTTCTACCTGCGCCTCAAAGATTGCGATATTGATCGGACACTCGCCCTCATTGTGACCGGCACTACGCTTCTCCTTCTGATCTTTCTTCAGTTTGCCGCCCTTCTCATCTTTATCGTATTTCTCTTTATCCCCGGCAGCGGCGCGATCAACCAATATGGTCCCCCTCCTCGTAGAGGCCCTATTGTCGGTGCGGTTCTCCTCGCGCCCTTGATGCTCATTCATATCTTCATCACCATCGAGCTCGCCCATATCTTCTATTACCGCTACTTTGCAGAGCTGTTCTATTAG
- a CDS encoding outer membrane protein, whose protein sequence is MKKRILVGATLVSLSTVGIAFAYSEDSIYSDDSYNPMEGYYAAGRVIYTDQKAKNMDTSARPGIGSFVKGDESKKYTSGSLAIGYQFASAWRVEGEYVFPKENEFTSGSTAFPTSLNHHKIRSQRLMLNVYKDFYINDEIALYINAGLGIAELKSQGWQGNESRQYNSNSDRNIAYSLGVGASYSPIENFNIDLGYRYTDSGKTESGWNAFSNARGLQDEQMKAKIESQEIYLGVRYRFY, encoded by the coding sequence ATGAAAAAACGGATTTTAGTCGGTGCAACGCTAGTGAGCCTTTCGACAGTCGGTATCGCTTTTGCTTATAGCGAAGATAGCATTTATAGTGATGACAGTTATAACCCCATGGAAGGCTACTATGCTGCAGGCAGAGTGATCTATACAGATCAGAAAGCCAAAAATATGGATACGAGTGCGCGCCCGGGGATTGGCAGCTTTGTCAAAGGTGATGAGAGCAAGAAATATACCTCTGGTTCTTTAGCCATTGGCTATCAGTTTGCCTCTGCTTGGCGGGTGGAAGGGGAATATGTCTTCCCAAAAGAGAATGAATTTACAAGTGGGTCCACGGCTTTCCCCACAAGCCTTAACCACCATAAAATTAGATCTCAAAGATTAATGCTCAATGTCTATAAAGATTTCTATATCAACGATGAGATCGCCCTCTATATCAATGCCGGCTTAGGGATTGCAGAGCTCAAATCACAAGGTTGGCAAGGTAATGAATCTCGCCAATATAATAGCAACAGCGATCGCAATATCGCTTACTCTCTCGGCGTTGGTGCAAGTTATAGCCCTATAGAAAATTTTAATATTGATCTTGGCTATCGCTATACCGACTCAGGTAAAACAGAGAGCGGCTGGAATGCCTTCTCTAACGCGCGCGGCCTACAAGATGAGCAGATGAAAGCAAAAATCGAATCACAAGAAATCTATCTCGGCGTTCGCTATCGCTTCTATTAA
- a CDS encoding N-acetylglutaminylglutamine amidotransferase, with translation MSGIAGVLKLNQTAVDESLLQKMAEPIVKRGPDGTNIFRRKMVGLVHTRLQAVSNGMEPFFDEALGIAVATNGTVYNQAEIREELREVGYQFYTESQAEVLTKAYHCWGNLFVEKLDGAYAIALWNDAQETLLLVRDRFGKKPLYYGFGQSGEAFYFGSNTQSIMQSQDVDTSIDPEALHFMYSLHAVVPAPLTILKGIRKIAPGSYMVIQHNGMATETGYWDLTAKRDYPEYDHETWKEVIESALTSAVVKEMGSANEPVGVLLSGGLDSTLITALALESGVKGIQTFSVGFEDQPEEKGSEFFYSDQFVDKYQTDHYKFEIPNSEVLLRLPEAVRNMSEPLFGQDAIGFYLLSEKVKTKASVVQSGQGADELFAGYFWYPQMVESGEFDPYERFAQYYLDRPHSETLDLFTKPYQVGDIAGDFIRDHLTRDGAETFLDKVLRFDVTRLAVDDPIKRVDNMTMAHGLEARMPFLDQRLVELTMAMPPEYKLMHNGKGILKEIARGRVPDDIIDRKKAYFPMPALKYVRGEFLEMMTDLVTSEKAKSRGIFNQAYIADLIKNPEAPSSFTNIQGSKLWQAALLEMWLESMGL, from the coding sequence ATGAGTGGAATCGCTGGAGTATTAAAGTTAAATCAGACTGCCGTAGATGAATCACTATTACAGAAAATGGCAGAGCCGATTGTCAAACGCGGGCCTGATGGTACGAATATCTTTCGCCGGAAAATGGTGGGATTAGTCCATACACGTTTGCAAGCGGTGAGTAATGGGATGGAACCTTTCTTTGATGAGGCGCTCGGCATTGCTGTGGCGACCAATGGAACGGTTTACAATCAGGCAGAAATTCGAGAAGAGCTTCGGGAAGTGGGTTATCAATTTTATACCGAATCTCAAGCGGAAGTCTTAACGAAAGCGTATCACTGCTGGGGCAATCTCTTTGTGGAGAAACTCGATGGGGCTTATGCCATTGCCCTTTGGAATGATGCGCAAGAGACACTACTTTTAGTCCGTGACCGCTTTGGTAAAAAACCACTCTACTACGGCTTTGGTCAATCAGGTGAGGCGTTCTATTTCGGTTCTAATACCCAGAGTATTATGCAGAGTCAAGATGTGGATACTTCGATCGATCCTGAAGCACTGCACTTTATGTACTCTCTGCACGCAGTGGTGCCGGCGCCGCTGACGATCCTTAAAGGGATTCGTAAAATCGCCCCGGGAAGCTACATGGTGATACAACATAATGGAATGGCCACAGAAACCGGTTATTGGGATTTGACGGCGAAACGTGATTATCCTGAATATGATCACGAAACCTGGAAAGAGGTCATTGAGAGCGCATTAACTTCGGCGGTTGTCAAAGAGATGGGCTCGGCGAATGAACCGGTGGGTGTATTGCTCTCGGGCGGCTTAGATTCCACATTGATTACGGCACTAGCGCTTGAATCGGGGGTTAAAGGGATTCAAACTTTCTCTGTGGGCTTTGAAGATCAGCCTGAAGAGAAGGGCTCGGAGTTCTTCTATTCAGATCAATTTGTCGATAAGTATCAAACAGATCACTATAAATTTGAGATTCCGAATAGCGAGGTTTTACTCAGGCTCCCTGAAGCGGTGCGGAATATGAGTGAACCGCTCTTTGGGCAGGATGCCATTGGCTTCTATCTACTCTCTGAAAAGGTGAAAACGAAAGCCTCAGTAGTACAGAGTGGACAGGGTGCAGATGAGCTCTTTGCGGGTTATTTCTGGTATCCTCAGATGGTAGAGAGTGGTGAATTTGACCCGTATGAGCGTTTTGCCCAATATTATCTTGACCGACCACATTCAGAAACATTGGATCTGTTCACAAAACCGTATCAGGTAGGCGATATCGCCGGCGATTTTATCCGTGATCATTTAACACGAGATGGCGCAGAAACGTTCTTAGATAAAGTATTACGCTTCGATGTGACTCGCTTAGCGGTAGATGATCCTATTAAACGGGTGGATAATATGACCATGGCACATGGTTTAGAAGCGCGTATGCCTTTCTTAGATCAGCGTTTAGTGGAATTAACGATGGCAATGCCGCCGGAATATAAATTGATGCATAACGGTAAAGGGATCTTAAAAGAGATCGCCAGAGGTCGTGTACCCGATGATATTATCGATCGTAAAAAAGCGTACTTCCCAATGCCGGCGCTTAAATATGTACGTGGAGAATTCTTAGAGATGATGACCGATTTAGTGACAAGCGAGAAAGCGAAATCGCGGGGCATCTTCAATCAAGCGTATATCGCAGATCTCATCAAAAATCCAGAAGCTCCATCAAGCTTTACCAATATTCAAGGCTCGAAATTGTGGCAAGCAGCGCTGCTTGAGATGTGGTTAGAGTCGATGGGACTGTAG
- the yegQ gene encoding tRNA 5-hydroxyuridine modification protein YegQ: protein MKQRSVELLAPAGTFKNLQYAYAYGADAVYAGLPRYSLRVRNNDFRNTERVKMGIDYAHELGKKFFLAVNTMPHGGKLKTFVDDMSPVLELKPDALIMSDPGLIMMVRERFPDQDIHLSVQANAVNSATVQFWQKQGLTRVILSRELSLNEIEEIRNECPDMELEVFVHGALCIAYSGRCLLSGYFNHRDANQGTCTNACRWNYGLTDGIETPEGELVPAGTDMQKIYREESQHPNIGVNPVTFIQDAMNEVAYTDLSTGKAYTPHPEAVKPYLIQENGQRKGEWMEISEDEHGTYIMNSRDLRAIQHVQKLIEIGVDSLKIEGRTKSPYYVARTTQLYRQAIDDALAGREFNPELYGKLDGLANRGYTEGFLQRHAPHAYQNYLTGNSIHSRQQYVAEVLEYDAETGLSKLQAKNRFSTGDRLEVIHQHGNRDIVIGQMTTEKGEVIDSAKGSAYVVWADIGPSDEMTMLARYLDNDENVD from the coding sequence ATGAAACAACGTTCAGTGGAACTTCTCGCACCGGCGGGGACGTTCAAAAATTTACAATATGCCTATGCTTATGGTGCTGATGCTGTATATGCCGGCTTACCCCGTTATAGTCTGCGGGTACGGAATAATGATTTCCGTAATACCGAGCGGGTTAAGATGGGGATTGATTATGCCCATGAGTTAGGGAAGAAATTCTTCCTAGCGGTGAATACGATGCCCCATGGCGGTAAACTCAAGACTTTCGTAGATGATATGTCGCCGGTATTAGAGCTCAAACCTGATGCACTGATTATGTCAGATCCAGGGCTTATTATGATGGTGCGTGAGCGCTTCCCGGATCAAGATATTCATCTCTCGGTACAGGCGAATGCGGTGAATAGCGCTACAGTGCAATTTTGGCAGAAACAAGGATTGACGCGGGTGATCCTCTCTCGGGAATTATCCCTGAATGAGATTGAGGAGATTCGTAATGAGTGTCCGGATATGGAGTTAGAGGTCTTTGTGCATGGTGCGCTCTGTATCGCTTATTCGGGTCGCTGCTTGCTATCGGGTTACTTCAATCATCGAGATGCGAATCAAGGGACCTGTACCAATGCTTGCCGTTGGAATTATGGCCTAACGGATGGCATAGAAACACCGGAAGGGGAACTAGTGCCGGCGGGAACAGATATGCAGAAGATCTACCGCGAAGAGAGTCAACATCCGAATATCGGGGTGAATCCTGTGACCTTTATCCAGGATGCGATGAATGAGGTGGCTTATACGGATCTCTCTACAGGGAAAGCCTATACACCGCACCCTGAAGCGGTTAAACCTTATCTCATTCAAGAGAATGGTCAGCGTAAAGGCGAATGGATGGAGATCAGTGAAGATGAGCATGGGACTTATATCATGAACTCTCGAGATCTACGGGCGATCCAACATGTACAAAAACTCATTGAGATCGGTGTGGACTCTCTGAAAATCGAAGGTCGTACCAAATCCCCTTACTATGTCGCACGAACCACGCAACTCTATCGTCAAGCGATTGATGATGCTTTAGCGGGCCGAGAGTTCAATCCTGAGCTCTATGGGAAGCTCGATGGTTTGGCGAATCGCGGTTATACCGAAGGCTTCTTACAGCGTCATGCCCCCCATGCTTATCAGAATTACCTAACCGGCAATTCTATTCACTCTCGTCAACAATATGTGGCAGAAGTATTGGAATATGATGCCGAAACAGGTCTATCGAAACTACAGGCTAAAAATCGTTTCTCAACTGGCGATCGGTTAGAAGTGATTCATCAACATGGCAATCGCGATATTGTGATTGGGCAAATGACGACGGAAAAAGGGGAAGTGATCGATTCTGCGAAAGGTTCAGCCTACGTTGTCTGGGCAGATATTGGCCCCTCCGATGAGATGACGATGCTAGCCCGTTATCTCGATAATGATGAGAATGTGGATTAA
- a CDS encoding AAA family ATPase, producing MIFTRVKVKNLYCFEETELDLTYPRRITDSVIEHEYLDERASNFRFKRLCIISGANASGKSSFGKVMLDIINIISRGREWAEKHSYHLTVEDQPGEIEVEFVYPTASQLKFRTLFLQIHSGIFKFRYAECPISKYDSVERCREKIAGILENKRAHGSSIYLDNLDGDSYHSKWDALEKQLSEEPLSKSWAFIISNINNSSDAHYIDKENKNYKSILLKILKTFDPSIERIADIFEEDSEGNRYITGYRIYFSNGKHCAMNEKGELDREYAHLFSQGTYQGIAVAGFTHNLIREMSHPKVSGTFFLDEKMSNSHTEIEREIVNLLAQKTNRYSQFFYTTHNYDILEMGFPMHSFVFIKRERGGNPQFIWADQACNKNDRNILSYVKNNFFNTIPDVSLLDEILWAE from the coding sequence ATGATATTTACAAGAGTAAAGGTGAAAAACTTATACTGCTTCGAAGAGACAGAGCTAGATTTAACCTATCCAAGAAGAATTACAGATAGCGTGATCGAGCATGAATATTTAGATGAACGAGCTTCTAATTTTAGATTCAAACGGTTATGCATTATCTCTGGTGCCAATGCTTCTGGGAAAAGCTCATTTGGAAAAGTGATGTTAGATATTATCAATATCATATCGAGAGGCCGGGAATGGGCAGAGAAACATAGTTATCATTTAACGGTAGAAGATCAGCCCGGAGAGATAGAGGTTGAGTTTGTCTATCCTACTGCATCACAATTAAAGTTCAGAACGCTTTTTCTACAAATACATTCAGGGATTTTTAAGTTTAGATACGCAGAATGCCCTATCTCAAAATATGATAGTGTTGAGCGTTGTAGAGAGAAAATAGCGGGTATCTTGGAGAATAAAAGAGCGCATGGATCTAGTATCTATTTAGATAACCTTGATGGGGATAGCTATCACTCAAAATGGGATGCGTTAGAAAAACAACTCTCTGAAGAGCCACTTTCTAAAAGCTGGGCGTTTATTATTTCGAACATCAATAACTCATCGGATGCTCATTATATTGATAAAGAGAATAAAAACTATAAGTCCATATTATTGAAAATATTGAAAACATTTGATCCTTCAATTGAGAGAATTGCGGATATTTTTGAAGAAGATAGCGAAGGCAATCGATATATAACGGGCTATCGTATCTATTTTTCTAATGGAAAACATTGTGCAATGAATGAGAAAGGTGAACTTGATCGGGAATATGCGCACCTGTTTTCACAAGGAACTTATCAAGGCATTGCAGTTGCTGGATTTACGCATAATCTAATAAGAGAGATGTCTCACCCGAAAGTATCGGGGACTTTCTTTTTAGATGAAAAGATGTCCAATAGTCATACGGAAATAGAGCGGGAGATCGTGAATTTATTGGCGCAAAAGACCAATAGATACTCTCAGTTTTTTTATACGACCCATAATTACGATATATTGGAAATGGGCTTTCCGATGCACTCTTTTGTGTTTATAAAGAGAGAGAGAGGCGGGAATCCTCAGTTTATATGGGCTGATCAAGCTTGTAATAAAAACGATAGGAATATTTTAAGTTATGTAAAAAATAATTTTTTTAATACCATTCCTGATGTAAGTTTATTGGATGAAATCTTATGGGCAGAATAA
- the queG gene encoding tRNA epoxyqueuosine(34) reductase QueG, whose protein sequence is MNDSIQSPEFISRLLAKAQALGISELSSSDIDPGLNRDYFIEWLGKGYHADLDYMEKHGEKRYHPDQLVPGTVSLLTAQLHYFNPEIDAKARLEDPNHAYVAEYALGRDYHKVLRNMLTKLGKWLQEEIPGLEFRAFVDSAPVLERAFSQKSGLGFFGKNTMIIHPKRGSFFFLGELLLSRRIEIPSEPITNHCGQCTRCIKACPTDAIVAPFQIDAGKCISYLTIEHFGAIPVEYRQAMGNRIFGCDDCQIVCPWNRFAVTLNTEDFLPRHQLDASTLLELFAWSEAEFLRKTEGSPIRRLGYQRWLRNIAIGIGNSPYSESNIIALQQRLATTDEMVQEHIQWALNEQSAKQSASVS, encoded by the coding sequence ATGAATGACTCTATTCAATCGCCGGAATTTATTTCGCGGCTTCTAGCAAAAGCTCAAGCACTCGGCATTAGTGAACTCTCCAGTAGTGATATCGATCCCGGCCTTAACCGGGATTACTTTATCGAATGGCTCGGTAAGGGCTATCACGCCGATCTTGATTATATGGAAAAGCATGGCGAAAAACGCTACCACCCGGATCAGCTTGTGCCCGGCACCGTTTCGCTGCTGACCGCACAGCTTCATTACTTTAATCCGGAAATTGATGCTAAAGCGCGGCTTGAAGACCCGAATCATGCCTATGTTGCAGAATATGCTCTCGGCAGGGATTATCATAAAGTACTGCGCAATATGCTCACTAAGCTTGGGAAATGGCTCCAAGAGGAGATCCCCGGGTTAGAATTTCGGGCCTTTGTGGATAGTGCGCCGGTGCTTGAACGCGCCTTTAGTCAAAAATCTGGGCTTGGTTTTTTTGGTAAAAATACGATGATTATTCACCCGAAACGAGGTTCCTTCTTCTTCCTCGGGGAACTGCTACTCTCCCGGCGTATTGAGATCCCAAGTGAACCCATTACCAATCATTGTGGCCAGTGTACTCGCTGTATTAAAGCCTGCCCAACTGATGCCATTGTCGCACCCTTTCAAATTGATGCCGGTAAATGTATCTCTTATCTAACGATTGAACATTTTGGTGCCATTCCGGTGGAGTATCGCCAAGCGATGGGGAATCGGATCTTTGGTTGCGATGATTGCCAGATTGTCTGCCCTTGGAATCGCTTTGCAGTGACTCTCAATACCGAAGATTTCTTGCCTCGGCATCAACTGGATGCTTCCACCCTACTTGAACTATTTGCTTGGAGTGAAGCGGAATTCCTACGCAAAACAGAGGGCTCCCCCATTCGCCGGCTCGGTTACCAGCGCTGGCTTCGCAATATCGCCATCGGTATTGGCAACAGCCCTTATAGCGAGTCTAATATCATTGCCTTACAACAGCGATTAGCTACCACCGATGAGATGGTACAAGAACATATTCAATGGGCACTCAATGAGCAGAGCGCTAAACAATCAGCATCTGTTTCATAA
- a CDS encoding DUF1345 domain-containing protein, which translates to MHWLFHVISHAWHTRLRFIFSLLVAIVVFIILIQGHTIFTAFIVSWNAFSWIYLLFLMQKILFHHHQNIRDITREEDESAKMVFFFLLLGCCASLLALFFGLGGHDGLTGRDKILQYILTASTLLSSWLLLPMGYTMHYAHLYYGNPNPDKPWLLFPDKITTPTYSDFMYFSFTIAVASQTADVSISSTPMRRAVLLQSIISFLFNMTILGLCINISASLF; encoded by the coding sequence ATGCATTGGTTATTTCACGTGATCTCTCACGCTTGGCACACTCGATTACGTTTTATCTTCTCATTGCTGGTGGCGATAGTGGTGTTTATCATTCTGATTCAAGGCCACACGATTTTCACCGCCTTTATCGTCAGCTGGAATGCCTTCTCTTGGATCTATCTACTCTTTCTGATGCAGAAAATCCTCTTTCATCATCACCAAAATATCCGCGATATCACGCGCGAAGAGGATGAGAGCGCAAAAATGGTCTTCTTCTTTCTGCTCCTTGGCTGCTGTGCAAGCCTACTTGCCCTCTTCTTTGGGCTTGGCGGTCATGATGGTTTGACTGGCCGGGATAAGATCTTGCAATATATCTTAACCGCTTCCACCCTGCTCTCTTCTTGGCTTCTGCTCCCAATGGGCTACACAATGCACTATGCCCATCTCTATTACGGTAATCCCAATCCAGATAAACCTTGGCTTCTCTTCCCCGATAAGATCACAACGCCCACCTATTCGGACTTTATGTACTTCTCCTTCACCATCGCCGTCGCCTCCCAAACCGCCGATGTCTCCATCAGCTCAACCCCCATGCGCCGGGCGGTTTTACTGCAATCAATTATCTCATTTCTCTTTAATATGACGATCTTGGGATTATGTATTAATATCTCGGCGAGTCTGTTTTAG
- the relB gene encoding type II toxin-antitoxin system RelB family antitoxin — translation MLAIQLPDDISTRLTSMAQKMGKSKEEYVQEAILQHLEEMEEYYAAHQLIDRINQGDEPTYSSDEVRKELGLEN, via the coding sequence ATGTTAGCAATACAATTACCTGATGATATTTCTACTCGATTAACATCTATGGCTCAAAAAATGGGCAAAAGCAAAGAAGAGTATGTTCAAGAAGCCATTTTGCAACATCTTGAAGAAATGGAAGAGTATTATGCGGCTCATCAATTGATTGATCGTATTAATCAAGGTGACGAACCGACTTACAGTAGCGATGAAGTGAGAAAAGAACTTGGCCTGGAAAATTAA
- the coaD gene encoding pantetheine-phosphate adenylyltransferase: protein MSEYTAVYPGTFDPITNGHSDIIVRAARIFPKLIVAVAKISGPKKKPLFTFEERIDMAQEIFKEYDNIEVVGFDNLLVRFMDTINSRVLVRGLRAVSDFEYEFQMASLNRHLNANIETIFLTPSEKYSFVSSTMVREASMLGGDISAIVHPYVKDALERKYQERLLAES from the coding sequence ATGAGCGAATATACTGCTGTTTATCCCGGTACTTTTGATCCTATTACAAATGGGCATTCGGATATTATTGTTCGTGCGGCACGCATATTTCCTAAGCTCATCGTTGCAGTCGCTAAAATCAGTGGCCCTAAGAAAAAGCCACTCTTCACCTTTGAAGAGCGTATCGATATGGCCCAAGAGATCTTCAAAGAGTATGACAATATTGAAGTTGTCGGATTTGATAATCTTCTCGTGCGCTTTATGGATACGATTAATAGTCGTGTTTTAGTGCGAGGTCTTCGTGCGGTTTCTGATTTTGAATATGAGTTTCAGATGGCAAGCCTCAATCGTCACCTCAATGCCAATATCGAAACGATTTTTCTCACCCCTAGTGAAAAATACTCTTTCGTCTCCTCCACCATGGTACGGGAAGCTTCGATGCTCGGCGGCGATATTAGTGCCATTGTCCATCCTTATGTTAAAGATGCCCTTGAGCGAAAATATCAAGAGCGCCTCCTTGCGGAATCTTAA
- a CDS encoding HesB/IscA family protein, with translation MFTVTDAAKTQLVKNLEGSSAEAIRIALQKSGCSGYKYYIDFCDQVDDRVEILLESPIMVVADKDILPYLENVTLDYIQDGINRMFKFSNPAAKAECGCGESFML, from the coding sequence ATGTTTACAGTAACGGATGCGGCAAAAACACAATTAGTCAAAAATTTAGAGGGAAGCAGTGCCGAAGCGATTCGAATAGCGCTCCAAAAATCAGGCTGTTCTGGCTATAAATACTATATTGATTTCTGTGATCAAGTGGATGATCGCGTTGAAATCTTATTAGAAAGCCCCATTATGGTAGTTGCTGATAAGGACATTTTACCTTATCTCGAGAATGTGACACTTGATTATATTCAAGATGGTATTAATCGGATGTTTAAGTTTAGCAATCCCGCTGCAAAAGCAGAATGTGGTTGTGGTGAGAGTTTTATGCTTTAA